One Prolixibacteraceae bacterium DNA segment encodes these proteins:
- the gap gene encoding type I glyceraldehyde-3-phosphate dehydrogenase, with protein sequence MSTIKIGINGFGRIGRFVFRAAAERANVEVVAINDLIDVEYMAYMLKYDSTHGRFNGTVEVVEGQLVVNGKTVRVTAERNPADINWAGVEAEYVVESTGLFLTEESAQGHIAAGAKKVVMSAPSKDATPMFVVGVNHKNYSTDMTFVSNASCTTNCLAPIAKVLNDNFGIVEGLMTTVHASTATQKTVDGPSMKDWRGGRGAGQNIIPSSTGAAKAVGKVIPELNGKLTGMAFRVPTPDVSVVDLTVRLEKAASYEAICKAMKEASEGDMAGVLGYTEDAVVSNDFVGEKCTSVFDAGAGIGLNDNFVKVVSWYDNEIGYSNKVVELIEHMSTVDNA encoded by the coding sequence ATGTCTACTATCAAAATTGGTATTAACGGGTTCGGTCGTATTGGCCGTTTTGTTTTCCGTGCTGCTGCAGAGCGTGCAAATGTAGAAGTTGTTGCAATCAACGATCTTATCGACGTTGAGTACATGGCTTACATGTTGAAATACGATTCAACTCATGGTCGTTTCAACGGTACTGTAGAAGTTGTTGAAGGACAACTTGTAGTAAACGGAAAAACAGTTCGCGTTACTGCTGAGCGTAACCCAGCAGATATCAACTGGGCTGGAGTTGAAGCAGAGTATGTTGTTGAATCAACAGGTCTTTTCTTAACTGAAGAGAGTGCACAAGGTCACATCGCTGCTGGTGCTAAGAAAGTAGTTATGTCTGCTCCTTCTAAAGATGCTACTCCTATGTTCGTTGTTGGTGTAAACCACAAGAACTATTCAACAGATATGACTTTCGTATCTAACGCATCATGTACTACTAACTGTCTTGCTCCTATCGCAAAAGTTCTTAACGACAACTTCGGTATCGTTGAAGGTCTTATGACTACTGTACATGCTTCTACTGCAACACAAAAAACTGTTGACGGTCCTTCTATGAAAGACTGGAGAGGTGGACGTGGAGCTGGTCAAAACATCATCCCTTCATCAACTGGTGCTGCTAAAGCTGTAGGTAAAGTAATTCCTGAGCTTAACGGTAAACTTACAGGTATGGCATTCCGTGTTCCTACTCCTGATGTTTCTGTAGTTGACCTTACTGTACGTCTTGAAAAAGCTGCTAGCTATGAGGCAATCTGTAAAGCAATGAAAGAAGCTTCTGAAGGCGATATGGCTGGTGTTCTAGGATATACTGAAGATGCAGTTGTTTCTAACGATTTCGTTGGTGAGAAGTGTACTTCTGTATTTGATGCTGGTGCTGGTATCGGACTTAACGACAACTTCGTAAAAGTTGTTTCATGGTACGATAACGAGATTGGATACTCAAACAAAGTTGTTGAGCTTATCGAGCACATGTCAACTGTAGATAACGCTTAA